The sequence AATTAAGCTGTGAAAAAAAACATGAAATATTGGTCCATTATATTTAACAAGCGAACTTTTTTCTTTCTTATATTTATCAATTGCACTTTCTATATCACTGGATTTTATTGATTTATCTTTTTCTAATAAAGAAATGGCTTCATCATAAAAATATCCTTGTGATAACTTTTCAGCCTGCTTGAGTAGATCTTCACTTTTTTGTTTTTCATCACTTGAGCTAGTTTTTTCTACTTGCTTTACCTCACCACTGGTTGATACTGTTAAATTTTTATTTGTGCATCCAACAAAATTTATACTTAGCAGAACTATAACTGGAATACATCCTAATTTTATCTTTCTATTCAATACAGCCATCCCCTTCTTAATTTTAAACACAAAGTTTATTTGCGTAAGAACGTATTTGCTTCATAAAATAATTATACCTCATTACAATTAAATATTTCTATCTCTATTTGATTACGATTTGAATACAAATATAAAAAGAGCCGTGAATAAAATTCACGACTCTTATTTTAACAACAGACTATCTTCTGTTATTTTGTTGCTTTCTAGCTCTTCTGCAATCAGCACATCTTGTTGGTTCGTTATCGAATCCTTTTTCTTTGTAGAATTCTTGTTCTCCTACTGTAAATACGAATTCCTTACCACAATCTCTGCATACTAAAGTCTTATCTTCCATTTATAAATCTCTCCTTTAATTAAAGATTTCATGTTGATTAATATATTCTCTAATTAAAGAAAGTATTATCTAGATGAATCTTTTTTAATCTTTTACGTTAAGTAACCTAACGCATATACTTATTATAACATCTTATCGAAATAAATCAAGTATTATTTATATATTTATTTCAGATTTTCTTCCTTCAATAATTTCTTGAAGCTTTTCACCAGCATTCTTAAATACTATTGATATAGTTAAGAATATTACAAATACTAAACCTAAGATAGCAACATCTTTTCCTACTATTGAGTAATTAATAGTTGTTGCAGAAATTGCTTCTCTTAAAGCATCCATTCCATAAGTAAATGGCATAAATGGATTTAATACCTTAAACATTTTTGGTACTAACTCTAGTGGGAATGTTCCTGCACAAGATGTTAATTGTACTATTAATAGGATAATTCCAAGTACTCTTCCGGCATCTCCAAATAGAGTTATTAAGCATTGTATTATTGAAATAAATACTAATGATAAGAATACTATAAGAGCTATATATAATGCAGTGTTAGTTGGATGTAATCCTAAACTAAGTACTACAACACTTACTAGTAGAGCTTGAAGTATACCTACAAAACCGTAGGATAAGAATTTACCCATTACCTTATTAAACTTAGATGTCTTTTCATCAACTTGAACATGTGGTGATATTATAAAGAACATCATTATTGCGCCTATCCATAAAGACAATTGTATAAAGTATGGTGCAAAACCTGTACCATAGTTTGGTATTGAATTTATTGGATTTGCTGCTAAGTTTACTGGGTCAGAAACAAATGTACCCATTTTATCTGATGAGTTCACTAAACCATCCTTAAGTTGTTTAGCTCCATCATCTAACTTAGTAGATAATTCCTTTGAACCATCATATAACTTTTTAACTCCATCCTTTAAGGTTGGAACACTTGAATTTAATTTATCCATTCCATTCTTTTCTTTAGTTTGTCCATCAACTAATTGATTTGATCCATCAAGTAATTGGTTTGCTCCATCAGCTAACTGAGGAACTGCTTCTTTTAAAGTTGGTTCCGTAGTATTTGATTTAACAATTCCTTGATATAATCTAGTTTGTCCAGCAACTAAAGCATCTGATCCATCTGCTATTCTTGAAAGAGCATCAGATAATAGTGAAACTCCATCTTTTAATGTTGGAACACTTGAATTGAATTGATTCAATCCACCATATAATTGAGTTTGTCCTTTAACTAGTTTGTTTGAACCTGCAAGTAATTGGTTTGCTCCTACTGCTAACTGTGGAATTGCTTCTTTTAAAGTTGGTTCCTTCGTATTTGATTTAACGATTCCTTGATATAATCGAGTTTGTCCATCAACCAATTTTTTTGAACCTGCAAGTAATCCACCTGAATCATCTGCTAATCCAGTTGCTGATGCATATAAATCACTTGTTCCTTTATTTAACTTTGCAGAACCATCAACTAGCTTTTGTACTCCCCCATTTAATTCTGGAAGCTTTGATTGCATTGTTACAACCCCAGTTTTCAAATCTGAAGTTCCTTGTGCAAGAGCCTTTAATCCAGCTCCAAATGAATCTTTATTATTTTCATTTAATTTTGCTTCTAATGAATCAAGACTTGAACTCATTGTTCCTATCCCTGTACTAAGATCTGAAACACTACCTATTAAAGTTTTAACACCATTAGTATAAGTTTGTCCTTGTTCATTTAATGTATCTACACCACTGCTTAATGCTGCAATCTTAGCATCAGTATTGTTGTCTGCATTAGCTTTTTGTAATGCTTGTAACTGTGCTAAAGCTTTGTTTATTTGAGCATTTTTCTCATCAACAGTAGTTGCTGCACTAGCAACAGCTAGTTCTTGCCCTATTGACTTCATAACGTCAGATGTAGATTGCACTCCATTAATAAGTTCATGTACTCCATCCTTAGTTTTTGATATTCCTGATGCTAAAGCATCGCTTCCTTTGTACAATAAGGCTGTATTCTTCTTTGTTTCAGGAGACTGTAATTTTGAATTTGCAGAATCAGCACCTTGCTTTAACAAACTAATTGCTTGATAAAGTCCAATTTTTTCAGGATGATTAACAAGATCTTCACTTTGAGATGAAAATGCTGCATATAATCCATGGCTACCTGCGTCTAATTTTGAAGCTCCATCATTTAGCTGTCCAACTCCTTCAGCTAATGTTGGCAATTTAGATTTCAAAGCTCCCATACCATCTTTTAGTTGAGAAGCTCCAACATTCAAATCATTTGCACCTGACTTTAATTGTGTGGTTGCAAATTTTAATCCATTGTTAAGTGCAATTTGCCCATTATATAGCTGTGTTGTTCCATCTGTTAATTCTGGCATTTTTTTGTTTAATCTGTTTAAACCATCATCTGCAAGAAATAATCCTTTGTTAAGTGCGATTTGACCAGCATATAATTGTGATGAACCATCTGATAGCTTATTAACACCATCTGCTAATGTTGGCATACTACCACTCAATTTAACTACACCACTACCAACAGCCTTTATTGCATCATTAAGCGTAATTTGTCCGTTATATAGCTTTGTTGTTCCATCTGTTAATTCTGGCATCTTTTTGTTTAATTTGTTTAAGCCATCATCAACCTTAACTATTCCATTGTTAAGTTTAATTTGTCCATCATATAATTGTGATGCTCCATCTGTTAATTGAGAAGCACCATCTGCTAATTCTGGTATCTTACCATTTAATGTGTTTAAACCATCATATAACTGTCCACTACCATCGGCAGCTTTAATCATACCATCTTTAGCTTTGTATAAGTTGTCAAATGTAACTTTTACATAATTCTCAGATATATTTTTAACTATCTCTGATTTTAGTATTACTTCTACCTTACCATTAATCTGAGCAGCTAAAAAGTTCTTCTTATCATTACTTACAAACTGTAAGTTTGAAACCTTTGGAGTACCTGTTTTTGCTGCTGTGACATTTGCAGAAAAATCTTCTGGTATCTGTAATTTAGCATAATATTTTTTTCCATCAAGTCCTGAATTGGCTTCACTTTCTGATACAAATTTCCAACCCACTTGATGATTTTTCTTTAGGTTTTCAATCAAGTCATTTCCATAGTTTTTATCTTCACCATCTAATTTGGCGCCTTTATCCAAGTTAACTACTGCTATAGGCAGTTGTTCAACTCTTGCATAAGGATCCCAAAAGGCATCTAAATATAGCAATGAATACAACAACGGAACAATTATTATTGCTATAATGGATACTCTGATGATTCTATTCTTGAAAATGCATTTGATATCATTCCCTGCAATTTGAAGAAAATTCATCCTATCAACCCCCATGAGAATTATACTGACTACTCAGTACAATAATACTATACTTATTTTATGACTAATAGTCAATGTAAATTTTAGTAACTTTTTTCATATGCTTTTTAAAATAATCGTCATTTTAGCGAACTTTTTCAAAAAATTTTATTATTTTATATTTGTATACGTTTTTATATAATACTTATAAAATTAATTTGTAAAAAAAATATCACATTTTAATTGAATTATAAGTTGAAAAATATTGTTCTTTATCGTTCAATTTCAACATATATGATAACAAAGAAGGGATATTCCTTGTTTTAGGAATATCCCTTGAAAATATTTTATTAATTTATATTATTTCTTCAAGTATTGCTAATAAGCTCTCAAAAGTTTTCATAGTAGCTTCTACTGGTTCTGGAGTAAGCATATCTACCCCTGCCTTTTGAAGCACTTTTATTGGATAATCTGAACTTCCTGCCTTTAAGAAACCCTTATATTTTTCAACTGCAGCTTCTCCATTTTCAAGAATGTTATTTGCAAAAGCATTAGCAGCTGAATAACCAGTTGCATATTGGTATACATAGAAATCACTAAAGAAATGAGGAATTCTTGCCCATTCTATATCTATTTCTTCATCCACAACCATTTCTTCCCCAAAATACTTAACATTTAAATCATGCCATATTTTATTGAAGTCTTCTGGTGTTAATGCATTACCTTTTTCTAACTCTTCATGAGAAACTAATTCAAATTCAGCAAACATCAATTGTCTAAATACTGTTGTTCTTATTTGTTCTAATTGTTGATTTACTAAATATAGTTTTCTTTCTCTATCTTCAGCCTTATTTATTAAATGATTAATCAATAATATTTCATTTGTAGTAGACGCTACTTCCGCTAAGAATAAAGAGTAATTATGATATTGATATGGCTGCTCTTTTCTTGAATAATATGAATGTATTGAATGCCCCATTTCATGTGCTAAAGTTGATACATCATTAAGTTCATAGTTATAGTTTAAAAGAACATATGGCATAGTATCATAAGAACCCCATGAGAAGGCCCCTCCTCTTTTACCCTTATTCTCAAATACATCTATCCAGCCAGCTTTAACACCATCATCAAATATATTAAGGTACTCTTTTCCTAATGGATTTAATCCATCTTTAACTATTTCTACTGCATCTTCAAATTGTATTTCTTCACTCTTGTAATCTGTAACTGGTACATATAAGTCATACATGTGAATTTCATCTAAATTTAATAGCTTCTTCTTTAACTTAACATATCTATGAAGTAATCCTAAATTGTCATTTATAGTTTTAACTGCACTCTTATATACTTCTGTAGGAATGTTATTTGGCTTTAATGAAGCTTCTAAAGCAGATTTATAATGTCTAACTTTTGCATTAAATATAAAATTCTTTATTGAACTTATTAAGGCTGTTCCAAAAGTATTTTCTAGTTTTTTATATTCACCAAATAATGCTTTAAATGCTGCTTCTCTAACAGATTTATCCTTACTTTTTATTAAAGATGAATAATTTTCTTCAGTTAATTGAATTTCTTCTCCATTTTCTCCTTTAATAATAGAAAATCTCATATCTGCATTAGCAAGCATACTTCTTATATTGTCAGGAGCTTGCATTGAATCAGAAGCTAATGCTAAAACCTCTTCTATTTCTTTTGAAAGGACATGCTCCTTTTGGCTTAATAATGTGTCAAACATAAAATTAAATTCTTTAAGTTCTTCAGTATTCTTTATAATATTCTTTAATTCTTCTGTTGGTAAAGCTAGTATTTCTGGTTCAAAAAATGCTATATAGCTTCCAAACTCTGCAAGATATATGTCAACTTTAGTCTTTAATGCTTGATATTTTGAATTTGAAGTATCTTCATAGCATCTTAAGTATGCAAACATAAGAAGCTTCTCAGCCAATCTGCTATACTTTTCTGAAGCCTTTAGAAATTCGTATATAGTTTTTCCATCCTTTAGTTTTCCTTGGTACTCTTTTAGTTTTGGAGCCTCTGCCTTAAGAATTTCAAAATCCTTTTCAAAAGCTTCAACACTTTCATAAATCTTGTCAACTTTCCATTTATACTTTTCGTCTATTTCCTCTCTTAATTTTTGTCTTTTTACTTCACCCATCATTATCGCTCCCTTTTTATTATTGATATTGTTCTTCTTTCCCCTTTATATTTTGTAGAACCTCCTCTATTTTATCTTCAACTAAATCTAATATAGAATTTAATTTTTCTTCCATTTCTAAATGATCTTCATAAAAATCAAAACAAACTTTCCAAGTAGGATTGTACTCATCATCTAACTCTTCAATATCTAATCCTGCTTTTTCAAAAGCTTCAATATCAAACAAATCATAAATTGCTGTGTATTCCCATTCTTCTACATCTTTATCAGTGTGAAATTCTAAGTACACCTTATCATTTTGCATATAGAATTTTTTTGCATATACAGCTCCTGGATTAATCTTATAACTTGATAGCTCCCTTACGAAATGTCCTTCATTATCTCTCTCTATTAATACCAATGATTGAAACTCCATGTTCTTCCTCCTAAAGTTAAGTTATTTAATAACTTCCAAACTATTCTAAATAATTTTTAATAATTACATTATAGTGTTTCATTTTAGATAAGTAAATATTACGACTAATTGGAATTTTTCTGGAAATAGTGCTATTATATTATTAAATTATTTTAAGGATGTGATACAATGGCAAGAAAAAAATCAAAAAGACTTTTAAAGTTCAAGCTTTTTATATTTAAAGTTTCAACTATCACTATTATTATTACCATTATTATAAGTGCACTTTGGATCAAACATGTTGATAGTATTTGTACTGATATTTATAAAGCTACCGAGTATTACATGACTGAAAGCATATTTAATAGTAAAAAATTGCTCAAAATAAGTTCTATGAAGCTTACATTCTGTGATAAGAAAACTGCTGTGGTTGAAGTCACTGGCGCAAAAGAAAAAACACCCCATGAATCTGTAACTTATAAGGCATATTTTACAAAAGCAGAAAATGATTCATGGAAATTAGGTACTGTTTATGATTATTTTCAATAAGGCGTTCCTAGGCATTGCAAATTATTTGCATTAAGTTATATAATAGTAGTTGCAATGAATTTAGGAGTGATACTTTTGATAAATATAAAAAACTTAAGTTTTTCTTATAATAAGAAAATAAATCAATTAGAAAATATAAATGTTACTATCCCAAAGGGTTCTTATGTATCTATTGTTGGTAGTAATGGTAGCGGAAAAACTACCTTAGTAAAACTTATATTAAAACAACTTAAACCAACTTCTGGTGACATAGAAATTGAAACAAAAAATATTGGATATGTGCCTCAAAGATTGGACAGTTTCAACTCACAGTTCACAATATCCGTAAAAGAAATATTGAATTGTCATTTAAGCACATTAAAGCTTCCAAAGGAAAGCTTAAAAAAAGCATTAGATGAAGTAAATATGAGTGAAAAACTTAATTCGCTTATAGGTAGCCTTTCTGGAGGTCAATATCAAAAGGTATTGATTGCTCGTGCTTTTATGGGAAATCCAGAATTGCTAATTTTAGATGAAATGAGTACAGGAGTTGATTCAAAAGCTCAAAAAGAAATTTACTCTCTAATTAAAAAATTCAATACAGAAAAAAACATGACTATTTTATCTGTAGAGCATAACATACCTATAGCATTAAAATATTCCACACATATTCTAGAGGTTTCAGAAGGAGCTACTGCACTTTATACTGTTGAAGAATATGCAGATTCCTTAAATAATAGCACTCAATATATAAGAAAGGTAGATTAGTTCCTATGCAAGATTTACAAGCCATGTTTAGTTTACAATTTATGAGAAATGCTTTTACAGCAGGATTATTTTTATCAATTCTCTGCCCTTCAATAGGTCTCTTTTTGGTATTAAAAAGATATTCAATGATTGGAGATACTTTGTCCCATTCATCCTTTGCTGGAGTGGCTATTGGTTTAGTAATAGGCTACAATCCAATACTGACCGCTTTAGTTTTTACAACTATTTGTGCTGTACTAATTGAGTTCCTAAGAGGTTATTTTAAAAAGTACAGTGAACTAGTAATGAACATAATATTAACCTTAAGTTTAGGCATTGCAATAATTCTGGTTAGCACAGGTAAAACTTCGGTAAAAGTTAGTTCGTACTTGTTCGGTAGCATTTTGACTGTATCTGCAGAAGATATACTACTAATCATAATTGCTTCAATTGTGTGCTTATTAATCCTTGGAATTTTGTACAAGAAATTGCTTTATGTTACCTTTGATGAAGAAGGTGCAAGAATTGCTGGTATAAATGTAAAACTTATAAATTATCTATTTACAATAGTAGTTGGTGTAACTATTTCAATGTCAATTAGGATTATGGGAATTCTTGTGATTTCATCTATAATTGTAATTCCAGTAGCAGCTGCTATGCAATTTAGGCAAAGCTTTTTTAAAACAATGATCATTTCTATAATATTAGGTATTGTAGATGTATTTTTAGGTTTAATGTTTTCTTTTCGTTACGATAGTGCCCCTGGAGGAACAATAGCATTAACTACTGTAGCTACATTGGTTATATCAATAATTCTCGGTTCAATTTTAAAATCAGATTAAAAAGAACTTATCCATATTAACTTGGATAAGTTCTTTTTATCTTACTATTTTTATTCTTTCTTTTTCGAGCATTTCTCACAAATCCCCTTAAGCTTAAGAGTATGTTCAGTTAATGTAAATCCAGTTTGATTTTTTACTAACTCTTCTATTTGCTTCATTGGACATGGAACTTCTATTTCTTTATGGCATAAACTGCATTGCAAAACATGTTTATGTTGTTCCTTTATCAATGAATAAAGATGACTGTTTTCACCTATATTAAACTTTTCTATAATATGTTTCTTTTCAAATATTTCCAAAGTTCTATATACTGTTGATAAATTGATATCTATACCATCCTCTTTGCTCTTACTATAAATATATTCTGCTGTAAGTGACTCTGAACTTTTAGCCAATAACATATATATATATACTCTAGCCTTTGTAACTTTTAAGTTCTTCTGTCTAAAGAAACTATCAGCATCCATACAATTACCCACTTTCTCCTTATAATAAACATAATTATAACACAATTTAAAGGAATTTCTTAATATTATCTATAAAAACTTTATTTTTTCAAACCTTTAAGCACATTATAAATCTGTTTTATCTCCTCTTCACTTAACTCATCAAAATCATCTAGTTTTTCTTTAATTTCAGAAATCACTTTTTTCTTATAATCTTGATCTTTATTGGTTTTCTTCATAACCTTTGCAACTATTGTTCCTGTCAATATACTGATAAAAACAGTCCCACTTACTATTAAAATTGAAGCTATACATTTTCCTAAAATAGTTGTAGGCGTTATGTCTCCATATCCAACTGTAGTTGCTGTTACAAAACTCCACCACAAGGAATCCTCGAAACTTATTCCCTCTGCAATTTCTATACCTATAGCTCCAATATAAGTGGTGATAAAGGTTCCTATAATAGAATACATAAATAAAGTTATTTTTATTAACCTATTTAGTATATCTCTGCAAAGTTCAATTAATATCATGATTCTAATAAGCTTAACAAATTTAATAATCTTATAGGTAACAATATATTCTGAAAGGCTTGGAATGCAAAACAATAATACAATAATATCAGTTGGTATTACTGCTAAAAAGCCAATAATATTCATTTTTATAAAATTCAAATTGTTTTGTGTGTAGAAAAATTCTATTACATAATCTAAAAGCAATAAAATTCCAATTATAATATCAACATTGTTAAGGACTATTAATATAGATCTTGGAAGCTTTAAAATCAATTCCATTGATAGTACTACTATTACTGTAAAGCAAAAAGCAAGCTTACAAAAATAATAAAAGTCACTTCTTTTAATCATATTTTAAAACCTCTTAGGAAAAAATCATTTTCATTCCAAATAAAAATAGAATTATTCCTCCAATATAATCAGCATATTTTGCGATAAATGATATACTTTTTATTTTTTCAGCCAAAATAAATGCTAGTATTGATATAACTAAAGTTATTACTCCAATTACACCAGTATTCCAAAGTAACAATTTTATCTGCCTTAAATTCTGAAATATTGTAAACCCTACCACTAAAGCATCCACGCTAACGGAAATTCCCAATATAAAATACATCTGAGGTTTATCTACTAATGGCTGCTCTTTTTCCTGCATACCATCCTTTATCATAAATACACCTACAGTAGATATAATCATCCCTCCAATAATGCAGGGAATCGCAACGAAATGCTCACTAAATAACACTCCTAAGTATGCGCCTATAAATGTACATAAAAATTGAAAGAATCCAAAAGATAATGCAAAGAGAGCTTTACTTTTTCTCTTTAAGTTTCCCCCTATACCTAAGCTTAATGATACTCCTGCAGCATCCATAGATAATGCAAGCGCAATTAAAATCAACCTACTATAATCCACAATTTTTCCTCCATATTTATTTCTTAATTATTTGTATTTTTAATACTCTAAAAATATGCTGACTATTTATAATTAGCTATTTTTTTACACTTAAAATATATAATAGATTACATTCTTTTAAAAAATGCTTTATTTTATGTCTATTTTAGTGTATATTATTAAATAGTGTAGCAATTATATTTGAATTGTATATCACATATATACTATTATGTAATTATTATTGTGTTTAAGGAGAGATTTCAATGAACTGTATAATAGCTCAATCAGGTGGTCCAACCTCTGTAATAAATTCTAGTGTTGCAGGATTAGTTGAAGCTAACAACGATTTAAAAATTTTTAATAATGTATTTGCTGGTTTAAACGGCATTGAAGGTATTTTAGATAAAAACATAATAAATCTTTCAGAATTAACTAAAGATCAATTAGAAACATTTAAATACACTCCATCTTCAGGCTTAGGTTCTTGCAGATATAAGCTTAAAAATTTTACTGAAAATGAAGAAGAATATACAGAACTAATGAACATCTTAGATGAATTAGATGTTAAAGCATTTTTCTATGTAGGCGGCAATGATTCTATGGATACTATTGCAAAATTAAGTGCTTATGCTGAAGAAAAAAATATAGACATTAAGTTCATAGGAATTCCAAAAACTATAGATAATGATTTAATGTTCACTGATCATACACCTGGGTTTGGAAGTGCTGCAAAATTTATTGCAACTTCAACATTAGAAACTTATTTAGATTCTACAGTATATATAGATAATGGTGTTTTTATTGTTGAAACCATGGGAAGAGATACTGGTTGGCTAGCTGCTTCAAGTGCTCTTGCAACTGTTGATGGAAAACCAGTGGCTGATTTAATATACTTACCAGAAGTTGCTTTTGATACTGAAAAATTTCTTCAAGATGTAGCTAGACTTTATAAAGAGAAAAAACATGTTTATATAGTTGCTTCAGAAGGCCTAAAAAACGAAGATGGTGACTTTATTACTTCACTAAATTCAAAGAAGGCTCACGATAAATTTGGTCATACTCAACTAGGCGGTGTAGGAAATTACCTAAAAGATTTAATTATAGATAAAGAAATTACTCATAGAGTAAAGGTTCTTGAACTTAGTGTATTGCAAAGATGTTCAATGCATATAGCTTCTAAAACAGACATTGATGAAGCAGCTATGGTTGGCAGAGAAGCTTTGAATTATGCAAAGGATGGCAATTCTGGTTACATGGTAGCAATTAAGCGCGATGCTAACATGCCATATAAGAGTTCTACATTTTTAGTTAAGGCTAAAGATGTAGCTAATAAAGTTAAATACTTCCCTACTGAATGGATAAATGAAGAAGGAAACTTTATTACTAAAGAAGGTTTAAAATACTTAAGACCTCTTATTGTTGATGAACCTAATTTAATAATTGAAAACTATTTACCTAAATACAGGGTATTTAGTAGATAGTCTTATATACTACTAGCTTTTAAATATATGTATTTTGTATCCTTACCTACTAACTAACACTTTGTGCTACAAAATACATAATTTAATATACAATTTAAATATAGCTGATAAAACATATGAATTTCTTATATGTTTTGTCAGCTATTATTAATATACACCTATCTTTTTTTACTAATAAATCTATTAATACATTCCAAACAATAATCAACTTCTGAAATAGTATTATAGGGTGCAAAGCTAACTCTTACTATCCCAGGTGATTTTAAAGTTTTATCATAAGCTAAAACAAAGGTATCCTGATCTCTTATTCCTAAAATTTTCTTCACATAAGGCTGTGCACAAAAACAGCCATCTCTTATACCTATTGAACAATCTTTTCCCAAGTATTCTGCCAATACCTCATGATATATCCCTTCTATATTAAATCCGCATACTCCTAACCTATTTTTTTCATCTGTGTCATAATATAATTTAATATTTTTCATCGCTTTTATTTCGTCAGTAAAATGATCTCGAAGTAAACTTTCCTGCTTTTCCATCAAGTCAAAACCTATCTTTTCAACCTCATCCATAGATATCATTAAAGCTAGCACACCAACTATATTTTGAGTTCCCCCCTCCACTTTTTCTGGAGGATCTAACCAAAATACTCTATCATGTCCAACAATATCAACAGTTCCTCCCCCTGGCATAGAAGAATCTTTTTTAATAAAGGGAGTCTTTTTTCCCACAATAACACCAGTTCCAAAAGGAGCATACATTTTATGAGCTGAAAAAACCAAATAATCTATTTCTTCTTCAAAATTCTTTTTGTTTAAATTTATTTTCCTATGTGGAACTAACTGTGCTCCATCAACCACCATCATAGCTCCATATTTATGCGCAATCCTTGCAACGTAATTAATATCATTAATATACCCTGTAACATTAGATGCACCACTAACAGTAATAACCTTAAGTTTACCCGCATATTTTTTGGCTAGGGTTTCAAATTGATCTAACTTCAATTTACCCTTTTCATCTACTTCCACATATTTAACTGTTCCTACCCTTCTCCATGGCAAATCATTAGA comes from Clostridium sp. TW13 and encodes:
- a CDS encoding aminotransferase class V-fold PLP-dependent enzyme; this translates as MLMKDIINCKDLFVGLDTLVPNTNGENVRYINFDNAATTPPFKEELKVLENYMNYYSSIGRGNGYKAKISTEIYEESRNRVKKFFNIDNNDSYTVIYGMNTTGCMNLLANTLIDDKKDIIIATRMEHHSNDLPWRRVGTVKYVEVDEKGKLKLDQFETLAKKYAGKLKVITVSGASNVTGYINDINYVARIAHKYGAMMVVDGAQLVPHRKINLNKKNFEEEIDYLVFSAHKMYAPFGTGVIVGKKTPFIKKDSSMPGGGTVDIVGHDRVFWLDPPEKVEGGTQNIVGVLALMISMDEVEKIGFDLMEKQESLLRDHFTDEIKAMKNIKLYYDTDEKNRLGVCGFNIEGIYHEVLAEYLGKDCSIGIRDGCFCAQPYVKKILGIRDQDTFVLAYDKTLKSPGIVRVSFAPYNTISEVDYCLECINRFISKKR
- a CDS encoding 6-phosphofructokinase, producing the protein MNCIIAQSGGPTSVINSSVAGLVEANNDLKIFNNVFAGLNGIEGILDKNIINLSELTKDQLETFKYTPSSGLGSCRYKLKNFTENEEEYTELMNILDELDVKAFFYVGGNDSMDTIAKLSAYAEEKNIDIKFIGIPKTIDNDLMFTDHTPGFGSAAKFIATSTLETYLDSTVYIDNGVFIVETMGRDTGWLAASSALATVDGKPVADLIYLPEVAFDTEKFLQDVARLYKEKKHVYIVASEGLKNEDGDFITSLNSKKAHDKFGHTQLGGVGNYLKDLIIDKEITHRVKVLELSVLQRCSMHIASKTDIDEAAMVGREALNYAKDGNSGYMVAIKRDANMPYKSSTFLVKAKDVANKVKYFPTEWINEEGNFITKEGLKYLRPLIVDEPNLIIENYLPKYRVFSR
- a CDS encoding potassium channel family protein, which gives rise to MIKRSDFYYFCKLAFCFTVIVVLSMELILKLPRSILIVLNNVDIIIGILLLLDYVIEFFYTQNNLNFIKMNIIGFLAVIPTDIIVLLFCIPSLSEYIVTYKIIKFVKLIRIMILIELCRDILNRLIKITLFMYSIIGTFITTYIGAIGIEIAEGISFEDSLWWSFVTATTVGYGDITPTTILGKCIASILIVSGTVFISILTGTIVAKVMKKTNKDQDYKKKVISEIKEKLDDFDELSEEEIKQIYNVLKGLKK
- a CDS encoding manganese efflux pump; translated protein: MDAAGVSLSLGIGGNLKRKSKALFALSFGFFQFLCTFIGAYLGVLFSEHFVAIPCIIGGMIISTVGVFMIKDGMQEKEQPLVDKPQMYFILGISVSVDALVVGFTIFQNLRQIKLLLWNTGVIGVITLVISILAFILAEKIKSISFIAKYADYIGGIILFLFGMKMIFS